From Streptomyces sp. 6-11-2, one genomic window encodes:
- a CDS encoding LLM class flavin-dependent oxidoreductase produces the protein MQFGIFSVGDVTPDPTTGRTPTERERIKAMVAIALKAEEAGLDVFATGEHHNPPFVPSSPTTMLGYIAARTERLILSTSTTLITTNDPVKIAEDFAMLQHLADGRVDLMMGRGNTGPVYPWFGKDIRQGINLAVENYSLLHRLWREDVVDWEGKFRTPLQGFTSTPRPLDGVPPFVWHGSIRSPEIAEQAAYYGDGFFHNNIFWPADHTKRMVELYRSRYAHYGHGTPEQAIVGLGGQVFMRKNSQDAVREFRPYFDNAPVYGHGPSLEDFTAQTPLTVGSPQQVIEKTLSFREYAGDYQRQLFLMDHAGLPLKTVLEQIDLLGEEVVPVLREEFAKGRPADVPDAPNHGSLLAASRSGDEEEVSTV, from the coding sequence ATGCAGTTCGGGATCTTCAGCGTCGGCGACGTCACGCCGGACCCCACCACGGGGCGTACGCCGACCGAGCGCGAGCGGATCAAGGCCATGGTCGCCATCGCGCTGAAGGCCGAGGAGGCCGGCCTGGACGTCTTCGCGACCGGTGAGCACCACAATCCGCCGTTCGTGCCGTCGTCCCCGACCACCATGCTCGGCTACATAGCGGCGCGGACGGAGCGGCTGATCCTCTCCACCTCCACCACCCTGATCACCACGAACGACCCGGTGAAGATCGCCGAGGACTTCGCGATGCTCCAGCACCTGGCCGACGGGCGGGTGGACCTGATGATGGGGCGCGGCAACACCGGGCCGGTCTACCCCTGGTTCGGGAAGGACATCCGGCAGGGCATCAACCTCGCCGTCGAGAACTACTCCCTGCTGCACCGCCTGTGGCGCGAGGACGTCGTCGACTGGGAGGGCAAGTTCCGCACGCCGTTGCAGGGCTTCACCTCCACGCCCCGCCCGCTGGACGGCGTACCGCCCTTCGTCTGGCACGGCTCCATCCGCTCCCCGGAGATCGCCGAGCAGGCCGCGTACTACGGCGACGGCTTCTTCCACAACAACATCTTCTGGCCGGCCGACCACACCAAACGGATGGTCGAGCTGTACCGGAGCAGGTACGCCCACTACGGGCACGGCACGCCCGAGCAGGCGATCGTCGGGCTCGGCGGCCAGGTGTTCATGCGGAAGAACTCCCAGGACGCGGTGCGCGAGTTCCGTCCCTACTTCGACAACGCGCCGGTCTACGGCCACGGGCCCTCCCTGGAGGACTTCACCGCCCAGACCCCGCTGACCGTCGGCTCCCCGCAGCAGGTCATCGAGAAGACGCTGTCCTTCCGCGAGTACGCCGGCGACTACCAGCGCCAGCTGTTCCTGATGGACCACGCGGGCCTGCCCCTGAAGACCGTGCTGGAGCAGATCGACCTGCTCGGCGAGGAGGTCGTGCCGGTGCTGCGCGAGGAGTTCGCCAAGGGCCGCCCGGCGGACGTGCCGGACGCGCCGAACCATGGCTCCCTGCTGGCCGCGAGCCGGTCCGGCGACGAGGAAGAGGTGAGCACCGTATGA
- a CDS encoding CE1759 family FMN reductase, with protein sequence MRLVVVSAGLSVPSSTRLLADRLAAATAEHAGAPDTRVIELRDLAVEIAHNFTGGFPGPALADALDAVAEADGLIVVTPVFSASFSGLFKSFFDVLGVRDEGALAGKPVLIAATGGTARHSLALDHALRPLFAYLKAVVVPTGVYAASEDWGAEGLPERIARAARELAALMRGLSAGRRPERAAVPEQAAPAQAGGFTVVPFEEQLAALRK encoded by the coding sequence ATGAGGCTCGTCGTCGTCTCGGCGGGGCTGAGCGTCCCGTCCTCCACGCGGCTGCTGGCCGACCGGCTGGCGGCCGCGACCGCCGAGCACGCCGGGGCGCCGGACACGCGGGTGATCGAACTGCGGGACCTGGCCGTGGAGATCGCCCACAACTTCACGGGCGGCTTCCCCGGCCCGGCCCTGGCGGACGCGCTGGACGCGGTCGCGGAGGCGGACGGGCTGATCGTCGTCACGCCGGTGTTCTCCGCCTCCTTCAGCGGACTGTTCAAGTCCTTCTTCGACGTGCTCGGGGTACGGGACGAGGGCGCGCTGGCCGGCAAGCCGGTACTGATCGCCGCGACCGGCGGCACCGCCCGGCACTCCCTGGCCCTCGACCACGCGCTGCGCCCGCTCTTCGCGTACCTGAAGGCCGTCGTCGTCCCCACCGGCGTCTACGCCGCCTCGGAGGACTGGGGCGCCGAGGGCCTGCCCGAGCGGATCGCGCGGGCCGCGCGGGAACTGGCGGCGCTGATGAGGGGGCTGTCGGCGGGGCGGCGGCCGGAGCGGGCCGCCGTGCCGGAGCAGGCCGCGCCCGCGCAGGCCGGCGGGTTCACGGTGGTGCCGTTCGAGGAGCAGCTGGCGGCGCTGCGGAAGTGA
- a CDS encoding HEXXH motif-containing putative peptide modification protein: MTAAPLDALRISEGSLRAIAAGNANEADLNLLCSTQRSQLLLILRVLLDRADTAASRARHPGDVPSARAAWELLCAAQRQDPGAVETVLGDPTVMAWALRLLRRIRATDAAALSSAPLWADLGQFQALAAAAAARAGVSAVLRVPAHRGMVWLPGAGVAGPVSRRRWSEAEVRVEGRGVVVSGELTRVRLPGTLTEPLPGWRPLRVVPGRKAGDVAGGAAATPWLDTVTPYRDFTRYPRSPGRSGERRLRLWENRLADAYALLDEECPRDAVALRALVRTLVPRSFQTARGGLVASASSLDAFGAVTLSLPYDATQTASVLVHESRHQQLNALLSLVPLVRDGADRLYYAPWRSDPRPLLGLLHGVFAFFGVARFWRTHRAHVSGTEAERAAFEFAVLREQVREALAGLRDDVPLTEAGRIVVDEMAAIAGRWQEDEVPVRPGELARHYCALRRAVWRARHLEIPRPAAQRLAAAWAAGRQAPELPAPVLRPRHDLIRLDMFGPLVRYRLSAPELFARRRREEKHGDPERRAEYAVIAGDTGAAALGYAEWTARIPHDAEAWIGAALALPEHAGTPGAALLLSRPEVVVGAHRAVAAAGSAVPADELAAWLAAADPGPARPAPAGAGLAADSG, from the coding sequence GTGACCGCTGCGCCGCTGGACGCCCTGCGGATCTCCGAGGGGTCGCTCAGGGCCATAGCGGCGGGCAACGCGAACGAGGCGGACCTGAACCTGCTGTGCTCCACGCAGCGAAGCCAACTACTGCTGATCCTCCGGGTGTTGCTGGATCGTGCCGACACGGCGGCCTCGCGCGCCCGGCACCCCGGGGACGTTCCGTCGGCGCGGGCGGCCTGGGAACTGCTGTGCGCGGCGCAGCGACAGGACCCCGGCGCGGTCGAGACCGTGCTCGGCGATCCGACCGTCATGGCCTGGGCCCTGCGTCTGCTGCGGCGGATCCGCGCCACGGATGCCGCGGCACTGTCCTCGGCTCCGCTGTGGGCCGATCTCGGTCAGTTCCAGGCGCTGGCCGCGGCCGCGGCCGCCCGCGCCGGGGTGTCCGCCGTACTGCGGGTGCCCGCCCACCGCGGCATGGTCTGGTTGCCCGGCGCGGGCGTGGCGGGGCCGGTGTCCCGCCGCCGGTGGTCCGAGGCGGAGGTACGGGTGGAGGGCCGGGGCGTCGTCGTGTCCGGGGAACTCACGCGAGTGCGGCTGCCCGGCACCCTGACCGAGCCGCTGCCGGGGTGGCGTCCGCTACGGGTGGTGCCCGGCCGGAAGGCCGGTGATGTTGCCGGCGGGGCCGCAGCCACGCCGTGGCTGGACACGGTGACGCCGTACCGGGACTTCACGCGGTACCCGAGGTCGCCGGGCAGATCCGGTGAGCGCCGCTTACGGCTGTGGGAGAACCGGCTCGCCGACGCCTACGCCCTGCTGGACGAGGAGTGCCCGCGGGACGCGGTCGCGCTGCGGGCGCTGGTCCGCACGCTGGTGCCGCGGTCGTTCCAGACGGCGCGGGGCGGACTGGTGGCCAGCGCCTCCTCGCTGGACGCCTTCGGCGCGGTCACCCTGTCGCTGCCGTACGACGCGACCCAGACCGCTTCAGTGCTGGTCCACGAGTCCCGGCACCAGCAGCTCAACGCCCTGCTCAGCCTGGTGCCCCTGGTACGCGACGGTGCGGACCGGCTCTACTACGCGCCGTGGCGCAGCGACCCCCGGCCGCTGCTCGGCCTGCTGCACGGGGTGTTCGCGTTCTTCGGGGTTGCCCGGTTCTGGCGCACCCACCGGGCCCATGTGAGCGGGACCGAGGCGGAACGCGCCGCCTTCGAGTTCGCCGTGCTGAGGGAACAGGTGCGGGAGGCACTCGCCGGACTGAGGGACGACGTCCCGCTGACCGAGGCGGGGCGGATCGTCGTGGACGAGATGGCAGCGATCGCCGGCCGCTGGCAGGAGGACGAGGTGCCGGTCCGGCCGGGGGAACTGGCCCGGCACTACTGCGCGCTCCGACGTGCCGTGTGGCGGGCCCGGCACCTGGAGATCCCTCGGCCCGCGGCCCAGCGGCTGGCCGCAGCCTGGGCGGCCGGACGGCAGGCGCCCGAGCTTCCGGCACCGGTCCTGCGGCCGCGGCACGACCTGATCCGACTCGACATGTTCGGACCGCTGGTCCGGTACCGCCTGTCGGCGCCGGAGCTGTTCGCGCGCCGGCGGCGGGAGGAGAAGCACGGTGACCCGGAGCGCCGGGCCGAGTACGCGGTGATCGCAGGCGACACCGGCGCGGCCGCGCTCGGCTACGCGGAGTGGACCGCGCGGATTCCGCACGACGCCGAGGCGTGGATCGGAGCCGCCCTGGCGCTCCCCGAGCACGCCGGCACGCCGGGGGCGGCCCTGCTGCTGAGTCGGCCCGAGGTGGTGGTCGGCGCCCACCGGGCCGTCGCTGCCGCCGGGAGCGCCGTGCCCGCCGACGAACTCGCCGCATGGCTCGCCGCGGCGGATCCGGGCCCGGCCCGACCGGCCCCCGCCGGGGCGGGGCTCGCCGCGGACAGCGGATGA
- a CDS encoding phosphatidylglycerol lysyltransferase domain-containing protein, whose translation MPAQQSLLVPAQRDAGASPSPPPGLRLRARAAAATVWYLRLLAVLNIVAVVSLPFREEVHEHNGGEFFTPYLATAGLVSAVLALFLAVVMRRRKRAAWVFNLLLAGPLFVLYVLALTQDRFHDHVFNWVSAALTGLFVTALLIGRREFHAVGDRSNPRLALAVGACGVLVSAGLGTWLVDATNRAHGGASLTERIGYVLLRGVSVGPLADRVPAVHAPHWVDITINLSMAATSLLVLYACFRSPRGRALLGEEDEKRLRALLGGHGERDSLGYFALRRDKAAIFSPTGKAAVTYRVVGGVSLASGDPIGDPEAWPGAIDAWLAEARRHAWTPAVMGASEEAGTIYARHGLDALELGDEAVVDVADFGLEGRAMRVVRQAHNRVRRAGYTVCVRRHEDIPDEEMALLVERADGWRDGATERGFSMALGRLGDPADGRCVMLECRDADGVPRALLSFVPWGEHGLSLDLMRRDRDGENGLMEFMVVELLLRAEEFGVRRVSLNFAMFRSVFERGARLGAGPVLRLWRSVLTFFSRWWQIESLYRANAKYRPVWEPRFLLFAKSSDIPRIGIASARAEGFLTAPALPSLARRKESRPAGEYTDASSFRSQH comes from the coding sequence ATGCCCGCACAGCAGTCGCTCCTCGTCCCCGCCCAGCGTGACGCCGGCGCCTCCCCCTCTCCCCCGCCGGGCCTGCGGCTACGGGCGCGGGCCGCGGCGGCCACCGTCTGGTACCTGCGGCTGCTCGCGGTGCTCAACATCGTCGCCGTGGTCTCCCTGCCGTTCCGCGAGGAGGTCCACGAACACAACGGCGGTGAGTTCTTCACGCCGTACCTGGCCACCGCCGGCCTGGTCTCGGCGGTGCTCGCGCTGTTCCTGGCCGTGGTGATGCGGCGCCGCAAACGCGCGGCCTGGGTGTTCAACCTGCTGCTCGCCGGGCCCCTGTTCGTCCTCTACGTCCTCGCGCTGACCCAGGACCGGTTCCACGACCACGTCTTCAACTGGGTCTCCGCCGCGCTCACCGGCCTCTTCGTGACCGCGCTGCTGATCGGCCGGCGCGAGTTCCACGCCGTCGGCGACCGCTCCAACCCGAGGCTCGCCCTCGCCGTCGGCGCCTGCGGCGTCCTGGTCAGCGCGGGCCTCGGCACCTGGCTGGTGGACGCCACCAACAGGGCGCACGGCGGCGCCTCCCTGACCGAGCGGATCGGCTACGTCCTGCTGCGCGGCGTCAGCGTCGGCCCGCTCGCCGACCGCGTCCCGGCCGTGCACGCGCCCCACTGGGTCGACATCACCATCAACCTCTCGATGGCGGCGACCTCCCTCCTCGTCCTGTACGCCTGCTTCCGCTCCCCCCGCGGCCGCGCCCTGCTCGGCGAGGAGGACGAGAAGCGGCTGCGCGCACTGCTCGGCGGACACGGCGAGCGGGACTCCCTCGGCTACTTCGCGCTCCGCCGCGACAAGGCCGCGATCTTCTCCCCCACCGGCAAGGCCGCCGTCACCTACCGCGTCGTCGGCGGGGTCAGCCTCGCCTCCGGGGACCCCATCGGCGACCCGGAGGCGTGGCCCGGCGCCATCGACGCCTGGCTGGCCGAGGCCCGCCGGCACGCCTGGACGCCCGCCGTGATGGGCGCGAGCGAGGAGGCCGGCACGATCTACGCCCGGCACGGCCTGGACGCCCTCGAACTGGGCGACGAGGCCGTCGTCGATGTCGCCGACTTCGGGCTGGAGGGGCGTGCCATGCGCGTCGTACGGCAGGCCCACAACCGGGTCCGCCGGGCCGGCTACACCGTCTGCGTCCGCCGGCACGAGGACATCCCCGACGAGGAGATGGCGCTGCTCGTCGAGCGCGCCGACGGCTGGCGCGACGGCGCCACCGAGCGCGGCTTCTCCATGGCGCTGGGACGGCTGGGCGATCCGGCCGACGGCCGCTGCGTGATGCTGGAGTGCCGGGACGCCGACGGGGTGCCGCGGGCGCTGCTGAGCTTCGTCCCGTGGGGCGAGCACGGGCTGTCGCTGGACCTGATGCGCCGCGACCGCGACGGCGAGAACGGCCTGATGGAATTCATGGTGGTCGAACTTCTGCTGCGCGCGGAGGAGTTCGGGGTGCGGCGGGTGTCGCTGAACTTCGCCATGTTCCGCTCGGTCTTCGAACGCGGGGCGCGGCTGGGCGCCGGGCCGGTGCTGCGGCTGTGGCGCTCGGTCCTCACCTTCTTCTCCCGCTGGTGGCAGATCGAGTCGCTGTACCGCGCCAACGCCAAGTACCGGCCGGTCTGGGAGCCCCGCTTCCTGCTGTTCGCCAAGAGCAGCGACATCCCACGCATCGGGATCGCCAGCGCCCGCGCCGAGGGCTTCCTTACCGCGCCCGCCCTGCCGTCCCTCGCCCGCCGCAAGGAGTCCCGGCCGGCCGGGGAGTACACCGACGCGTCCTCCTTCCGGTCGCAGCACTAG
- a CDS encoding HAMP domain-containing sensor histidine kinase: MGRLARLLDRPRPRLSSLRTTFAVSFAVVTAAVTVLVGILSYNSAARLVRVDQQSVFTQVVQDVRDEVRRYQLMPADFTSSRPGHELVRPNRTNVQVLGAHGEIVDHGTPPLPVTAGDKAVAAAAKAGKAVQYKDVHVKGEVYRIATVALGKGHGAVQVAQEFSDTEDLLRALQQRTLILMGAVVVAAGLCGWWLARRITRRLVILTSAAEGVARTRRLGIEVPVTGYDEVGRLGRSFDRMLGRLAQSEEDQRRLVQDAGHELRTPLTSLRTNISLLRRIDELPPATREELVADLTQEARELTDLVNELVDLAAGQSDTEPVQRVDVADIAEDVAGLARRRSGRDIVVRSSGDTTIQGRPGMLQRAISNLVENATKFDRGGRAPIEIAVAGPARPGMVRVEVLDRGPGIAAGDLIRVFDRFYRAADARSLPGSGLGLSIVREVALAHGGAPFAFRREGGGSVIGFTAGAERGHHDTGGTATGSRGPGRDPSRGT; the protein is encoded by the coding sequence GTGGGCCGCCTCGCGCGGCTGCTGGACAGACCGCGGCCCCGGCTGTCGTCGCTGCGGACCACGTTCGCGGTGTCGTTCGCCGTGGTGACCGCCGCCGTCACCGTCCTCGTCGGCATCCTGTCGTACAACTCCGCCGCCCGGCTGGTGCGGGTGGACCAGCAGTCGGTGTTCACCCAGGTCGTGCAGGACGTACGGGACGAGGTACGGCGCTACCAGCTGATGCCCGCGGACTTCACCTCCTCCCGCCCCGGGCACGAGCTGGTCCGGCCCAACCGCACCAACGTGCAGGTGCTCGGCGCGCACGGCGAGATCGTCGACCACGGCACACCGCCGCTGCCCGTGACCGCCGGGGACAAGGCCGTCGCCGCCGCCGCGAAGGCCGGCAAGGCCGTCCAGTACAAGGACGTGCACGTCAAGGGCGAGGTGTACCGGATCGCGACCGTCGCCCTCGGCAAGGGCCACGGCGCCGTGCAGGTCGCCCAGGAGTTCAGCGACACCGAGGACCTGCTGCGCGCGCTCCAGCAGCGCACGCTGATCCTGATGGGCGCCGTGGTGGTCGCCGCCGGCCTGTGCGGCTGGTGGCTGGCCCGCCGCATCACGCGCCGGCTGGTGATCCTCACCTCCGCCGCCGAGGGCGTCGCCCGCACCCGGAGGCTCGGCATCGAGGTGCCCGTCACCGGCTACGACGAGGTGGGCCGCCTCGGCCGCTCCTTCGACCGCATGCTGGGCCGGCTCGCCCAGTCCGAGGAGGACCAGCGCCGCCTGGTCCAGGACGCGGGCCACGAACTGCGTACGCCGCTGACCTCCCTGCGCACGAACATCTCCTTGCTGCGTCGCATCGACGAACTCCCGCCCGCCACCCGCGAGGAACTGGTCGCCGACCTGACCCAGGAGGCCCGTGAGCTGACCGACCTGGTCAACGAACTGGTCGACCTCGCGGCCGGGCAGTCCGACACCGAGCCCGTGCAGCGGGTCGACGTCGCCGACATCGCCGAGGACGTCGCGGGACTGGCGCGCCGGCGCAGCGGACGCGACATCGTGGTCCGCTCCAGCGGCGACACCACGATCCAGGGCCGGCCGGGCATGCTCCAGCGGGCCATCTCCAACCTCGTGGAGAACGCCACCAAGTTCGACCGCGGCGGCAGGGCGCCCATCGAGATCGCCGTCGCCGGGCCCGCCCGGCCGGGCATGGTCCGCGTCGAGGTCCTCGACCGCGGGCCCGGTATCGCCGCGGGCGACCTGATACGCGTCTTCGACCGCTTCTACCGCGCCGCCGACGCCCGCTCCCTGCCCGGTTCCGGCCTCGGCCTGTCCATCGTCCGCGAGGTGGCCCTGGCCCACGGCGGCGCGCCGTTCGCCTTCCGCCGCGAGGGCGGCGGATCGGTGATCGGGTTCACCGCGGGCGCGGAACGGGGCCACCACGACACGGGCGGAACGGCGACCGGATCCCGCGGTCCGGGCCGGGACCCGAGCCGCGGCACCTGA
- a CDS encoding CU044_2847 family protein: protein MTRLLRFPAQDGDGFLVVEVAEDEPGVVEVSRAGDAVADAAASFEEGVDRIRNAAGAALRRLRDMPSPPSEVGLEFGVRFNAELGAVIAKSEAEAHLKVTMTWRSDTAGD, encoded by the coding sequence ATGACGCGGTTGCTGCGGTTCCCGGCACAGGACGGTGACGGTTTCCTGGTCGTGGAGGTGGCGGAGGACGAACCGGGCGTGGTCGAGGTCTCCCGCGCGGGCGACGCGGTGGCCGACGCCGCGGCGTCGTTCGAGGAGGGCGTCGACCGGATCCGGAACGCGGCCGGGGCCGCGCTGCGACGGCTGCGGGACATGCCGAGCCCGCCCAGCGAGGTCGGCCTGGAGTTCGGGGTGCGGTTCAACGCCGAGCTGGGCGCGGTCATCGCCAAGTCGGAGGCGGAGGCGCATCTGAAGGTGACGATGACGTGGCGCTCGGACACGGCCGGTGACTGA
- a CDS encoding response regulator transcription factor, translated as MLLAEDDRAIRHALERALTLEGYDVTAVADGVEALAQAHKSPPDVLVLDVMMPGIDGLQVCRVLRAEGDRTPILMLTALVETADRIAGLDAGADDYVVKPFDVEEVFARLRALLRRTSPVGVGAGGAGDVPAKEPQAPERQIEAAGIRMDLQARRVWRGTRELELTRTEFELLELLVRNAGIVLDHSTIYDRIWGYDFGPGSKNLAVYVGYLRRKLDEPNAPQLIHTVRGVGYVLRED; from the coding sequence CTGCTCCTCGCCGAAGACGACCGTGCCATCCGTCACGCCCTGGAGCGTGCCCTGACACTGGAGGGCTACGACGTGACGGCGGTCGCCGACGGCGTCGAGGCACTCGCCCAGGCCCACAAGAGCCCGCCGGACGTCCTCGTCCTCGACGTGATGATGCCGGGCATCGACGGGCTCCAGGTCTGCCGGGTGCTGCGCGCCGAGGGCGACCGCACCCCGATCCTCATGCTCACCGCCCTGGTGGAGACCGCCGACCGGATCGCCGGCCTGGACGCCGGTGCCGACGACTACGTCGTCAAGCCGTTCGACGTCGAGGAGGTCTTCGCCCGGTTGCGCGCCCTGCTGCGCCGCACCAGCCCGGTCGGCGTCGGCGCGGGCGGCGCGGGGGACGTACCGGCGAAGGAGCCGCAGGCGCCCGAGCGGCAGATCGAGGCGGCCGGGATCCGCATGGACCTCCAGGCCCGCCGGGTGTGGCGGGGCACGCGCGAGCTGGAGCTGACCCGCACCGAGTTCGAACTCCTCGAACTGCTCGTCCGCAACGCGGGGATCGTGCTGGACCACTCCACCATCTACGACCGGATCTGGGGCTACGACTTCGGCCCCGGCTCCAAGAACCTCGCCGTCTACGTCGGCTACCTGCGCCGCAAGCTCGACGAGCCGAACGCGCCGCAGCTGATCCACACCGTCCGAGGCGTGGGCTACGTGCTCCGGGAGGACTGA